The following coding sequences lie in one Pectobacterium sp. A5351 genomic window:
- a CDS encoding YchJ family protein, producing MSEPCPCCSGLQYNACCQPYLTHAATAAEPVILMRSRYTAYVKHDVDYLIATWHPDLQPEKWRASLAESCQNSQWLGLTILATSPGKTPDEGYVEFAARYISETDSQRTEVMRERSRFLRQHNRWYYIDGVHVQTGRNEPCPCDSGKKYKKCCGQ from the coding sequence GTGTCAGAACCTTGCCCCTGTTGCAGTGGATTGCAATATAACGCATGCTGCCAACCCTATCTCACGCATGCCGCAACAGCGGCTGAGCCAGTAATATTAATGCGATCGCGCTATACCGCCTACGTCAAACACGATGTCGATTACCTTATCGCCACCTGGCATCCCGATCTCCAGCCCGAGAAATGGCGCGCGTCTCTCGCTGAAAGCTGCCAGAATTCCCAGTGGCTCGGCCTTACTATACTGGCAACGTCTCCCGGGAAAACGCCCGATGAGGGTTATGTGGAATTCGCCGCACGTTATATATCGGAAACGGACAGCCAGCGAACAGAAGTAATGCGAGAACGCTCACGCTTCCTTCGCCAGCATAATCGCTGGTACTATATAGACGGCGTTCATGTGCAGACAGGCAGAAATGAACCTTGCCCGTGCGATTCCGGCAAAAAATACAAAAAGTGCTGCGGACAATAG
- the purU gene encoding formyltetrahydrofolate deformylase, producing the protein MQSQNIQRKVLRTICPDAKGLIAKITNICYKHELNIVQNNEFVDHRTGRFFMRTELEGIFNDTTLLADLDSALPEGSSRELTTAGRRRIVVLVTKEAHCLGDLLMKSAYGGLDVEIAAVIGNHDTLQTLVERFDIPFHLVSHEGLTREEHDQKMIAQIDQYKPDYVVLAKYMRVLTPAFVQHYPNQVINIHHSFLPAFIGARPYHQAYERGVKIIGATAHYVNDNLDEGPIIMQDVIHVDHTYSADDMMRAGRDVEKNVLSRALYRVLAQRVFVYGNRTIIL; encoded by the coding sequence ATGCAATCCCAAAATATACAAAGAAAAGTATTACGAACCATTTGCCCCGACGCAAAAGGGCTCATCGCGAAAATTACGAATATTTGTTACAAGCACGAACTGAACATCGTACAAAACAATGAGTTTGTCGATCATCGCACTGGCCGCTTTTTCATGCGGACCGAGTTGGAAGGGATTTTCAATGACACCACGCTGTTAGCCGATCTGGATAGCGCACTTCCCGAAGGGTCGTCTCGCGAATTAACCACAGCTGGCCGTCGTCGCATCGTCGTTCTGGTGACAAAAGAAGCCCACTGCCTGGGCGATCTGTTGATGAAAAGCGCCTATGGCGGTCTGGATGTCGAAATTGCTGCCGTCATCGGCAACCACGATACCCTACAGACGTTGGTCGAGCGGTTTGATATTCCTTTCCATCTGGTCAGCCATGAAGGATTGACTCGCGAAGAGCACGATCAAAAGATGATCGCGCAGATCGATCAATACAAACCTGATTACGTCGTGCTGGCGAAATATATGCGAGTGCTGACGCCGGCATTTGTTCAGCACTACCCGAATCAGGTGATCAATATTCACCACTCGTTCTTACCTGCCTTTATCGGTGCTCGCCCGTACCATCAGGCTTACGAACGTGGTGTGAAAATCATTGGCGCGACGGCACACTACGTCAACGATAACCTGGATGAAGGTCCCATCATCATGCAGGACGTTATTCACGTCGACCATACTTACTCGGCAGATGACATGATGCGCGCGGGCCGTGACGTTGAGAAAAATGTCCTTAGCCGTGCATTATATCGCGTGCTGGCACAGCGTGTTTTTGTCTACGGTAACCGCACCATTATCCTGTAA
- a CDS encoding trimeric intracellular cation channel family protein — translation MLTYIYLIAITAEGMSGALAAGRRNMDIFGVGMIAFITALGGGTVRDILLGNYPIGWTQHPGYIYLTIGAGLFTIIVARFMHHLHRLFLVLDAMGLIAFTIIGCNVALKLNYSMTVVVMAGIVTGIFGGILRDIFCNRTPMVLKKELYASVSLLVALLYLGLKSLNVNHDINLLTSFTIGLAVRLAAIRWSWQLPVFSYVPGRWKGKA, via the coding sequence GTGCTGACTTACATCTATCTGATCGCGATTACGGCAGAGGGGATGTCCGGGGCGCTAGCCGCTGGACGTCGTAATATGGACATTTTTGGCGTAGGCATGATTGCCTTTATCACCGCACTTGGTGGTGGCACCGTTCGCGATATTCTCCTCGGTAATTATCCCATCGGCTGGACGCAGCATCCCGGCTATATCTACCTCACTATTGGTGCGGGTCTTTTCACGATTATTGTTGCGCGCTTTATGCACCATTTGCACCGCCTCTTTCTGGTACTGGATGCGATGGGACTCATTGCCTTCACCATCATTGGTTGCAATGTGGCACTGAAGCTGAATTATTCGATGACGGTGGTGGTCATGGCGGGTATCGTGACCGGCATTTTTGGTGGAATATTGCGTGATATCTTCTGCAACCGTACACCAATGGTATTGAAGAAAGAGTTGTACGCCAGCGTCTCGCTTTTAGTCGCGCTTTTATATCTGGGGCTCAAGTCACTTAACGTCAACCACGATATTAACCTGCTGACGTCATTCACTATTGGTTTGGCCGTGCGTCTGGCGGCAATTCGCTGGTCATGGCAACTTCCCGTTTTCTCTTATGTTCCAGGGCGCTGGAAAGGAAAAGCGTAA
- the xthA gene encoding exodeoxyribonuclease III — protein MKVVSFNINGLRARPHQLAAIIEQHQPDVIGLQETKVHDDMFPLEDVSQYGYHVYYHGQKGHYGVALLCKSQPIAVRRGFPTDEDDAQRRIIMADFATEHGTFTIVNGYFPQGESRDHPVKFPAKTRFYQDLQTYLDQHHSATQPLIVMGDVNISPTDLDIGIGEENRKRWLRTGKCSFLPEEREWMARLQGWGLIDTFRAANPESNDRFSWFDYRSAGFDDNRGLRIDLILASTFLAERCVATGIDYEIRGMEKPSDHAPIWAQFAL, from the coding sequence ATGAAAGTTGTATCTTTTAATATCAATGGCCTGCGGGCGCGCCCTCATCAGTTGGCCGCCATTATCGAACAACACCAGCCGGATGTGATCGGGTTGCAGGAAACCAAAGTCCACGATGACATGTTTCCGTTAGAGGATGTCAGCCAGTACGGCTACCACGTTTATTATCATGGGCAAAAAGGGCACTACGGCGTCGCCCTGCTGTGTAAATCGCAGCCGATTGCGGTACGTCGCGGTTTCCCAACGGATGAAGACGATGCGCAGCGCCGGATCATCATGGCGGATTTCGCCACCGAGCACGGCACCTTCACAATCGTTAACGGGTATTTTCCGCAGGGAGAAAGCCGCGACCATCCGGTGAAATTCCCCGCTAAGACACGTTTCTATCAGGATCTGCAAACCTATCTGGATCAGCACCACAGCGCCACGCAACCGCTGATCGTAATGGGTGATGTCAATATCAGCCCCACCGATCTGGATATCGGTATTGGCGAGGAGAATCGCAAGCGCTGGCTACGCACCGGGAAATGCTCTTTCCTGCCGGAAGAGCGTGAATGGATGGCGCGTTTGCAAGGCTGGGGATTGATTGACACCTTCCGTGCCGCCAACCCCGAGAGCAACGATCGTTTTTCGTGGTTTGATTACCGCTCAGCCGGGTTTGATGACAACCGTGGCCTGCGTATCGACCTGATTCTCGCCAGCACGTTTCTGGCCGAACGCTGCGTTGCTACCGGCATTGACTACGAGATCCGTGGAATGGAGAAGCCGTCCGACCATGCGCCAATTTGGGCACAATTTGCGCTGTAG